CGGTAATCTCCTTCACTTAACTTGGCCGCTTTTGCCGCCAGTTTCACCGCGTCATCAACACCTCCCAGCACGTCAACCAGCCCGTTTTCTTTTGCTTCTACGCCAGACCAAACGCGGCCCTGAGCAAGGCTTCTCAGTTTTTCAACCGACATTTTCCTGCCTTCCGCCGCTTTTTTGGTGAAAGTTTCGTATCCTTCATTGACGCTTTTCTGGATCATCGCCTTTTCGAAATCAGTCATTTCACGCGTCGCAGTCGGCCAGTCGGCATGTGGACTGGTACCCACACCGTCGAAAGTTATACCCAGCTTGTTATTCATGAAATCAGTTACATTGAACACCAGGCCGAAAATACCGATGGAGCCTGTAATGGTATTTGGCTGTGCAACAATGGTATCACAACCCATTGCCAAATAGTAGCCCCCGGAAGCTGCTACGTCCGACATAGAAGCAATAACCGGTTTTTTCTGCGCGGTCAACTTGATCTCACGCCACATTACATCCGACGCCAATGCACTTCCGCCTGGTGAGTTGATCCGGATTACGACTGCCTTGATCTTGTCATTTTCCCTGATTTCTTTCAGTTCTTTGACAAATTTCTCAGAGCCAATGCTTTCGTCGCTGCCTTCGCCCGACGTAATTTCACCTTCGGCTACCAGCACGCCGATCCGTTTATTGAAATCACCTTCCTCAACCTTGGATGGGCCTTTTAAGTATTTATTTACACCTACGAAGGAGATATCTTTTTTATCTTCGACTTTCAGCTCTCTTCTGATATAAGTATCCAGCTCGTCCTGATAGCCCACGTTAGTGATAAATTTATATTGCAGGGCCGCTTTCGGATTTTCAATTGCCAGGGAATCGGCAAGACCTTTCAGCTGTTCTACGGAAATGCCCCGTGAGGCTGAAATATTTTTCAGGAAATTATCATTGATTGCCGTGATGAGCTCAATCGATTGCTTTTTACTCGCCTCACTCATATCCTGGCGGGAAAACATTTCAATGGCACTTTTGAATTCTCCTACCCTGAAAACCAGTGGTTTGATATCTAATTTATCAAATGTGCCTTTGAAGAAGCTGTACTCAGCAGATAACCCGTTCCATTCAATGCCGCCAACGGGATTTAGGTATATTTTATCGGCTACGGATGCCAGATAGTAGCCTTTTTCAGAATAAGATTCGCCATAGGTTACAACGAATTTCTTCGATTTTTTAAATTCATTCAGCTGCTTTCTGATTTCTTCCAACGTAGCCCAGCCGGCCTGCGGATTTTCTGTTTTAAGGTAAATGCCCTTGATTTTATTATCAGCCTGGGCATTTTTCAAAGCTGCGATAATATCCTTTAACCCAACAACGTCATCGTTCCCGCTGAACATTCCGCCCAGATCAGAGAATGGATTTTCAACTCCAACTTCCGCAATTGGCTGGTTTAGATCGAGTCTGAGGACAGATTTTTCATTGATAGTAACTTCATCGTCAGAAGAAAGCACTGACCCTATTCCTGCCAGAATAAAGAAAGACAGGAAGATGAACAGGATTATGCCGACAAAAGTGGCCAGCACATATTTGAGGAATTGCAACATTTTATATTAACGATATGAAGTTTTCAATTAAAGCTACGTGTTGAACAAAAATACGGATTAAATGTCGCGCAATATTGGGGAAATAATGTCAAATGGTGAATCGGGATTTTAAATGGTTTAGAAATACTACATTTTTTTGGCCGATGCGGTCACAGGAAAGATAGGCGGATTCTGTATTTTTGGAAAAAAACAATGCGATGAAAAAAACGCTCATTCTGGTTCGCCACGCTACCGCAGAAGACCAGACTTTCAGGATCAGGGATTTTGACAGAAACCTCAATAATAAGGGGCTTGGGGAATCGGAAGTAATGGGCAGATGGATAGCTGATTCGAATGTAAAGCCGGATATTTTTATTTCCAGCCCGGCAGCAAGAGCACTCAAAACTGCGGAAATATTTGCAAAGCAGCTCGGCGTGAATACTGCCTCCATTAACCAGAAACAGGAAATTTATGACGGGGGGCCAAGAGCATACCTGAGTGCGATCAATTCGGTTCCGGAAGATTTTTCCTGCCTGATCCTGTTTGGTCACAATCCTGATATCACTTATTTTGCCGAGTATCTTTCCGGGGCTAATCTGGGTTCGATGAAAAAAGGCGGAGTCGCTTTTGTTGACTTTAACAATCAAAAATGGGAAGAAATATCTGCTAAGACAGGCAATCTTGTGCTTTACAAAACGCCGAAGCAGGTAGGAGGAGTCGAATAAAATGGAAAAATCAAATAAAAACAGAAGGATATTCATTATAGTCTTTATCCTGTTTGTGTCGCTTTTCGCCTACATATCCTATGATATGTCGAGCCGCACGACCGCTCCCTGGAACAAGCCCAAGCAACTGAACCGCGCATTGCCGGGAGCGTCCCCTGATTCGGATTCTTTAAAACTGGATTCGTTACTCAAAGAAGTAAAATGACGTTTATCCCCGCGGATGAAATTCAG
This Dyadobacter sp. UC 10 DNA region includes the following protein-coding sequences:
- the sppA gene encoding signal peptide peptidase SppA gives rise to the protein MLQFLKYVLATFVGIILFIFLSFFILAGIGSVLSSDDEVTINEKSVLRLDLNQPIAEVGVENPFSDLGGMFSGNDDVVGLKDIIAALKNAQADNKIKGIYLKTENPQAGWATLEEIRKQLNEFKKSKKFVVTYGESYSEKGYYLASVADKIYLNPVGGIEWNGLSAEYSFFKGTFDKLDIKPLVFRVGEFKSAIEMFSRQDMSEASKKQSIELITAINDNFLKNISASRGISVEQLKGLADSLAIENPKAALQYKFITNVGYQDELDTYIRRELKVEDKKDISFVGVNKYLKGPSKVEEGDFNKRIGVLVAEGEITSGEGSDESIGSEKFVKELKEIRENDKIKAVVIRINSPGGSALASDVMWREIKLTAQKKPVIASMSDVAASGGYYLAMGCDTIVAQPNTITGSIGIFGLVFNVTDFMNNKLGITFDGVGTSPHADWPTATREMTDFEKAMIQKSVNEGYETFTKKAAEGRKMSVEKLRSLAQGRVWSGVEAKENGLVDVLGGVDDAVKLAAKAAKLSEGDYRVRYYPEKKKPFDEFFEKVMGDEEEKLTSKNLGELAPYVKMYRKLMNMGGMQARMPFELVIK
- a CDS encoding SixA phosphatase family protein, whose protein sequence is MKKTLILVRHATAEDQTFRIRDFDRNLNNKGLGESEVMGRWIADSNVKPDIFISSPAARALKTAEIFAKQLGVNTASINQKQEIYDGGPRAYLSAINSVPEDFSCLILFGHNPDITYFAEYLSGANLGSMKKGGVAFVDFNNQKWEEISAKTGNLVLYKTPKQVGGVE